The stretch of DNA GTCGCCGCCCATCCTCCCCAAGATGAGAAAAGTTCGTCCAGTTAGGGGATTGTTGCCCGAGTCACCGCCATTGTCTTTTAAGATTTAGTTACATAGCTAGGCTGCCCAGTTGCAGCGCTGGCTTCTGTAGGGTCAATCCCGTTCAGACGATTGCTTGGAGTGCTGTTCTCTGGAGTTATGAGGGCAATTCTGATGTTTAAACGTAAGTCGGCTCCGCTATTGACCTATCTGAGTCAGAAAACGGAGTTTGAAGGGGTGCTCCATGCCGAAGGCATGCTGCGGGTAGACGGCATTATCCACGGCACCGTCGATATCAAAGGCGATCTCGAAATCTCATCGTCTGGGTTGATTGAAGGGCCTGAGGTAAGGGCCCAAAACATTGTTGTGCAGGGCGTGCTGAAAGCACGGGTATTTGCCGAGGGCAAGCTCACCCTCAGCCGCACAGCTCGCTTAGAGGGCGATGTGGTGGCCGGGGCACTGGAAATAGAGCCGGGA from Leptolyngbya sp. KIOST-1 encodes:
- a CDS encoding bactofilin family protein encodes the protein MFKRKSAPLLTYLSQKTEFEGVLHAEGMLRVDGIIHGTVDIKGDLEISSSGLIEGPEVRAQNIVVQGVLKARVFAEGKLTLSRTARLEGDVVAGALEIEPGAYYTGYIETRDAKSLPPAREMPELYGTTEI